Proteins encoded by one window of Glycine soja cultivar W05 chromosome 15, ASM419377v2, whole genome shotgun sequence:
- the LOC114388229 gene encoding coatomer subunit epsilon-1-like isoform X1: MATPDHLFNLRNNFYLGAYQAAINSSDVANLSQEDTLERDTLVHRCYIALGQLQFVISEIHDDAPTPLQAVKLLALYFSSPDTKDSAIASLKEWLADPAIGNNATLRLVAGLVFLHENDFNEALKHTNAGGTMELHALNIQIFIKMHRSDYAERQLRIMQQIDEDHTLTQLANAWLNLAVGGSKIQEAYLIFQDLSERYQSTSLLLNGKAVCCMHMGNFDEAETLLVEALNKDARDPETLANLVVCCLHLGKPSNKSFSQLKLSHPEHVLVKRVSSAEESFDRALQSFSS, encoded by the exons ATGGCTACACCGGACCACCTCTTCAACCTCCGCAACAACTTCTACCTCGGCGCTTACCAAGCCGCCATCAACAGCAGCGACGTTGCCAACCTCTCCCAAGAAGATACCCTCGAGCGCGACACCCTCGTCCACCGCTGCTACATCGCCCTCGGCCAGCTCCAGTTCGTCATCTCCGAGATCCACGACGATGCTCCCACACCACTCCAAGCCGTCAAACTCCTCGCCCTCTATTTCTCCTCTCCCGACACCAAG GATTCCGCCATCGCGAGTCTCAAGGAGTGGCTCGCCGATCCCGCTATTGGAAACAACGCCACGCTGAGGCTCGTCGCCGGTCTCGTCTTCCTCCACGAGAATGATTTCAATGAAGCCCTCAAACACACCAACGCCGGTGGAACCATGGAact GCACGCGTTGAATATTCAGATCTTTATTAAGATGCATAGGTCGGATTACGCAGAGAGGCAGCTGCGGATCATGCAGCAGATTGATgaggatcacactctcactcAACTCGCCAATGCTTGGCTCAATTTGGCTGTG GGTGGGTCGAAGATCCAGGAGGCGTATCTGATCTTCCAGGATTTGTCGGAGAGGTATCAGTCCACCAGCTTGCTCTTGAATGGCAAGGCTGTTTGCTGCATGCACATGGGCAACTTCGACGAAGCTGAGACCCTTTTGGTTGAAGCTCTTAACAAG GATGCCAGGGATCCAGAAACTCTAGCCAATCTAGTTGTATGCTGTCTTCATCTCGGCAAACCATCTAACAAATCATTCAG CCAGCTGAAACTTTCTCACCCAGAGCATGTATTGGTCAAACGGGTATCATCAGCTGAAGAAAGTTTTGATAGAGCGCTACAATCATTTTCCTCATGA
- the LOC114388229 gene encoding coatomer subunit epsilon-1-like isoform X2 translates to MATPDHLFNLRNNFYLGAYQAAINSSDVANLSQEDTLERDTLVHRCYIALGQLQFVISEIHDDAPTPLQAVKLLALYFSSPDTKDSAIASLKEWLADPAIGNNATLRLVAGLVFLHENDFNEALKHTNAGGTMELHALNIQIFIKMHRSDYAERQLRIMQQIDEDHTLTQLANAWLNLAGGSKIQEAYLIFQDLSERYQSTSLLLNGKAVCCMHMGNFDEAETLLVEALNKDARDPETLANLVVCCLHLGKPSNKSFSQLKLSHPEHVLVKRVSSAEESFDRALQSFSS, encoded by the exons ATGGCTACACCGGACCACCTCTTCAACCTCCGCAACAACTTCTACCTCGGCGCTTACCAAGCCGCCATCAACAGCAGCGACGTTGCCAACCTCTCCCAAGAAGATACCCTCGAGCGCGACACCCTCGTCCACCGCTGCTACATCGCCCTCGGCCAGCTCCAGTTCGTCATCTCCGAGATCCACGACGATGCTCCCACACCACTCCAAGCCGTCAAACTCCTCGCCCTCTATTTCTCCTCTCCCGACACCAAG GATTCCGCCATCGCGAGTCTCAAGGAGTGGCTCGCCGATCCCGCTATTGGAAACAACGCCACGCTGAGGCTCGTCGCCGGTCTCGTCTTCCTCCACGAGAATGATTTCAATGAAGCCCTCAAACACACCAACGCCGGTGGAACCATGGAact GCACGCGTTGAATATTCAGATCTTTATTAAGATGCATAGGTCGGATTACGCAGAGAGGCAGCTGCGGATCATGCAGCAGATTGATgaggatcacactctcactcAACTCGCCAATGCTTGGCTCAATTTGGCT GGTGGGTCGAAGATCCAGGAGGCGTATCTGATCTTCCAGGATTTGTCGGAGAGGTATCAGTCCACCAGCTTGCTCTTGAATGGCAAGGCTGTTTGCTGCATGCACATGGGCAACTTCGACGAAGCTGAGACCCTTTTGGTTGAAGCTCTTAACAAG GATGCCAGGGATCCAGAAACTCTAGCCAATCTAGTTGTATGCTGTCTTCATCTCGGCAAACCATCTAACAAATCATTCAG CCAGCTGAAACTTTCTCACCCAGAGCATGTATTGGTCAAACGGGTATCATCAGCTGAAGAAAGTTTTGATAGAGCGCTACAATCATTTTCCTCATGA